From one Aeropyrum camini SY1 = JCM 12091 genomic stretch:
- a CDS encoding DNA repair exonuclease, protein MPKILHVADIHLGARPYGLEERRNDIFRSFEFVVETALKDRPDAVLIAGDLFDKPKLPLRDVKQAVELVRMLTDAGIPVLAAHGEHDTPSVRDETLLSLMEASLDGFRAPLYRSGMSAKDFVVDLGDLKVAVVPFFKVSLEERRKLTLRFLREFDEISKGAGGKFVLLAHMSLDTEMQFDAVASPSDLPSRARYAALGHLHAPRVRLEAPTPYAYPGVLDPLKVEEISMPGSPLYVDLSGDTPIIERIRIPRRPQYKIDVDVVDVASVYNAVSMSLKKVLAGSGGAREVKLKPLIHVVIKTDKPVNKARFIAEVRRAAGKADVLLKIHWKVAGGGEYGGASLELRGEGPLDLAKIAAEHYSIPLEAASTILHELAEAAAEKDEERVKEILQALATSVDQDVWRRVLNMR, encoded by the coding sequence ATGCCGAAGATCCTCCATGTTGCAGACATTCATCTCGGGGCTAGGCCGTATGGGCTGGAGGAGCGTCGGAACGATATATTCAGGTCTTTCGAGTTTGTTGTAGAAACGGCTTTAAAGGATAGGCCTGACGCCGTCCTGATAGCAGGCGATCTTTTCGACAAGCCTAAGCTTCCTCTTAGGGATGTTAAGCAGGCCGTGGAACTCGTTCGGATGTTGACCGACGCTGGTATACCCGTTTTGGCGGCTCATGGAGAGCACGATACTCCATCTGTGAGGGACGAGACGCTGTTATCCCTCATGGAAGCGAGTCTCGACGGCTTCAGGGCGCCACTCTATAGGTCTGGGATGAGTGCGAAAGACTTTGTAGTCGACCTTGGCGATTTGAAGGTTGCCGTGGTCCCATTCTTCAAGGTTTCCCTCGAGGAGAGGCGGAAGCTGACCCTCAGATTTCTGAGAGAATTCGACGAGATCTCCAAGGGGGCGGGGGGGAAGTTCGTTCTCCTGGCCCATATGTCTCTTGATACTGAAATGCAGTTTGACGCGGTAGCATCGCCCAGCGACCTACCATCCCGTGCTAGGTACGCTGCTCTAGGCCATCTACACGCCCCGCGTGTAAGGCTTGAGGCTCCCACACCTTACGCCTACCCCGGGGTCTTGGACCCGTTGAAGGTTGAGGAGATAAGCATGCCTGGGAGCCCACTCTATGTCGATCTCAGCGGTGACACGCCTATCATAGAGAGGATTAGGATCCCCCGAAGGCCCCAGTACAAGATTGATGTTGACGTCGTCGACGTGGCAAGCGTCTATAACGCTGTGAGCATGAGTTTAAAGAAGGTCCTGGCAGGCTCTGGAGGTGCTCGGGAAGTAAAGCTCAAACCCCTGATACATGTCGTAATTAAGACTGATAAGCCTGTTAACAAGGCAAGGTTCATAGCAGAAGTGAGGAGGGCCGCTGGCAAAGCGGATGTTCTGCTTAAGATTCACTGGAAGGTCGCTGGCGGGGGCGAGTATGGGGGCGCCTCACTTGAACTCCGGGGAGAGGGCCCTCTGGATCTCGCGAAGATCGCTGCGGAACACTATAGCATACCTCTAGAGGCCGCTAGCACTATATTGCATGAACTAGCTGAAGCGGCGGCCGAGAAGGACGAGGAGAGGGTGAAGGAGATTCTTCAAGCACTTGCCACCAGTGTCGACCAGGACGTGTGGAGGAGGGTTCTAAATATGAGGTGA
- a CDS encoding 50S ribosomal protein L40e, protein MPITDPELVAIFEKRVLNKKVCRRCGALNPMSATKCRRCRSKNLRPKKKK, encoded by the coding sequence ATGCCGATAACCGACCCTGAGCTTGTGGCTATATTTGAGAAGAGGGTGTTGAACAAGAAGGTTTGTAGGAGGTGTGGAGCCCTAAACCCCATGTCAGCCACCAAGTGCAGGCGCTGCAGGAGCAAGAACCTAAGGCCTAAGAAGAAGAAGTAG
- the fen gene encoding flap endonuclease-1, which produces MGVNLRELIPPEARREVELRALSGYVLALDAYNMLYQFLTAIRQPDGTPLMDREGRVTSHLSGLFYRTINLVEEGVKPVYVFDGKPPEMKSREVEERLRRKAEAEARYRRAVEAGAVEEARKYAMMSARLTSEMVEESKELLDAMGIPWVQAPAEGEAQAAYMARKGDAWATGSQDYDSLLFGSPRLVRNLAITGRRKLPGKDQYIEIKPEIIELEVLLRKLGITREQLIVLGVLLGTDYNPGGVRGYGPKTALRLVKSLVDPMKVLASVPRGEYDPDYLRKVYEYFLNPPVNDNYNIEFRKPDRDKVKEILVERHDFNPERVERAFERLAKAYREKLRSRQSRLDMWFG; this is translated from the coding sequence TTGGGGGTCAACCTTAGAGAGCTAATACCTCCCGAGGCCAGGAGGGAGGTGGAGCTAAGGGCCCTCTCGGGCTATGTCCTCGCGCTGGACGCCTACAACATGCTATACCAGTTCCTCACTGCTATAAGACAGCCCGACGGCACGCCCCTGATGGATAGGGAGGGGAGGGTTACTAGCCACCTCAGCGGCCTATTCTATAGGACCATAAATCTCGTGGAGGAGGGTGTAAAGCCAGTCTACGTCTTCGACGGGAAACCGCCTGAGATGAAGAGTAGGGAGGTTGAGGAGAGGCTTCGCAGGAAGGCTGAGGCCGAGGCCAGGTATAGGAGGGCCGTTGAGGCTGGGGCTGTGGAGGAGGCTAGGAAGTACGCCATGATGTCTGCAAGGCTTACGAGCGAGATGGTTGAGGAGTCTAAGGAGCTGCTCGACGCTATGGGGATACCGTGGGTTCAAGCCCCGGCTGAGGGGGAGGCGCAGGCCGCCTACATGGCGAGGAAGGGTGATGCATGGGCGACGGGGAGCCAAGACTACGATAGCCTTCTGTTTGGCTCGCCTAGGCTTGTGAGAAACCTTGCCATAACAGGGCGTAGGAAGCTCCCTGGCAAGGATCAGTACATCGAGATTAAGCCCGAGATAATAGAGCTCGAGGTTCTGCTCAGAAAGCTTGGTATAACTCGGGAGCAGTTGATAGTTCTTGGGGTACTTCTCGGAACAGACTACAACCCTGGTGGCGTCAGGGGGTATGGCCCCAAGACTGCTCTCAGGCTCGTCAAGAGCCTGGTGGATCCGATGAAAGTGCTGGCTTCAGTCCCCCGGGGGGAGTATGACCCGGATTATCTTAGAAAGGTGTATGAGTACTTCTTGAACCCGCCTGTAAACGATAATTACAATATAGAGTTTAGGAAGCCCGATCGGGACAAGGTTAAGGAGATTCTTGTTGAGCGGCACGACTTCAATCCCGAAAGGGTGGAGAGGGCCTTCGAGAGGCTGGCTAAGGCGTATAGGGAGAAGCTTAGGAGTAGGCAGTCGAGGCTTGACATGTGGTTCGGCTAG
- a CDS encoding ASCH domain-containing protein produces the protein MGNSGRRGRVQYLGRHIMIKGVYADKLLEGTKTTTIRLGIVKPRYREVIIHGHGRPLAKAEIVDVQVKKVAELTLSDARRDGFNRVEDLIKSLEKMYGQGLEPDTPVTIIHLRVKQRFDELDLRDPYLGLEPADIARLGLRYLGDSLDEDERRVLEDLTRTNSIRSTAVRLFGSVERRGKVRRVLRRVLRELVRRGLIRGGRVERGGH, from the coding sequence ATGGGGAACAGCGGAAGGAGGGGTAGGGTACAGTACCTAGGTAGGCACATAATGATCAAGGGAGTGTACGCCGACAAGCTGCTCGAGGGTACGAAGACCACCACAATAAGGCTTGGTATAGTTAAGCCCAGGTACAGAGAAGTTATTATCCACGGCCACGGCAGGCCATTAGCAAAGGCTGAGATTGTTGACGTGCAGGTAAAGAAGGTAGCCGAGCTGACGCTTAGTGATGCAAGGCGTGACGGCTTCAACAGAGTAGAAGACCTCATAAAGAGCCTGGAAAAGATGTATGGGCAGGGGCTGGAGCCCGACACCCCAGTAACCATAATCCATCTTAGAGTTAAGCAGAGGTTCGACGAGCTAGACCTAAGAGACCCCTACCTGGGGCTGGAGCCAGCGGACATCGCCAGGCTGGGGCTCAGATACCTTGGAGACTCTCTAGATGAGGATGAGCGGAGGGTGCTAGAAGACCTAACCAGGACTAACAGTATAAGGTCGACGGCTGTAAGACTGTTTGGAAGCGTCGAGAGGCGGGGGAAGGTTAGGAGGGTTCTCAGGAGGGTACTGCGCGAGCTGGTCAGAAGGGGGCTGATAAGAGGAGGTAGAGTGGAGCGGGGCGGGCACTAG